In Candidatus Poribacteria bacterium, a single genomic region encodes these proteins:
- a CDS encoding SDR family NAD(P)-dependent oxidoreductase, producing the protein MEKIAVIAGVGPGLGAALARKFVEEGCNVALLSRSSAYIKNLSTRLAKSGRTAIPIPTDITEPEQVDQSFDRIREELGDPDILVNHAGNAAWGSFADLTPEAFEGAWRVCTLGGFLCSKQVVPGMLKKGGGNILFTGATSAVRGRAGALAFSSAKYATRGLASALAREVGPHGIHVAHVIIDGVIDTPGVRQRYKLSENEPLLEPDAIADTYWALVQQERSAWTFEVDVRPHNEEFFT; encoded by the coding sequence ATGGAAAAAATAGCAGTTATTGCAGGTGTCGGTCCCGGTTTAGGGGCTGCACTCGCACGTAAATTTGTAGAAGAAGGATGTAACGTAGCACTTCTGTCGCGCTCATCTGCCTACATTAAAAACCTATCCACGCGATTGGCAAAATCCGGACGCACAGCCATCCCAATCCCGACAGATATTACCGAACCTGAGCAGGTAGATCAAAGTTTCGATCGTATTCGAGAAGAACTCGGTGACCCGGATATCTTGGTGAATCATGCTGGAAACGCAGCCTGGGGCAGTTTCGCTGACCTTACTCCAGAAGCATTTGAGGGCGCATGGCGCGTCTGTACCCTCGGTGGGTTCCTCTGTTCAAAGCAGGTCGTGCCGGGAATGCTAAAAAAAGGTGGCGGGAACATACTCTTTACAGGGGCAACCTCCGCTGTTCGTGGTAGGGCAGGGGCTTTGGCGTTCAGCAGTGCCAAGTATGCGACGCGAGGCTTAGCATCGGCACTCGCCCGCGAGGTCGGTCCGCACGGCATCCATGTCGCCCATGTTATTATCGACGGTGTTATTGATACACCCGGTGTACGACAACGCTATAAACTCAGTGAAAATGAACCGCTCCTCGAACCCGATGCAATCGCCGACACCTATTGGGCATTAGTGCAACAGGAAAGAAGCGCGTGGACTTTTGAGGTGGATGTCCGTCCCCATAACGAAGAATTTTTTACCTAA
- a CDS encoding ABC transporter permease: MGILESFANALSALLANKLRSLLTMLGVIIGVGAIITTTSIGEGAKADITERIQTLGANILAVRPGQSMFRGRGSADARRTLTVEDMEALQERGQTFSYVTPEVSSRAQVKFRNKNTNTTIVGTSPAYLVTANFTVEKGRFFTEYEIRKRDRVCVLGKTVVDNLFETGEPVGQIVKIKNVGFHVVGVMKEKGASGWRNPDDQVFIPYSTAMKRVFGNDYLSSISVQANNDKLIAAAETELIELIRKEHEIPINKEPDFHIRNQAEFMETLEESSQTFTNMILGIAVVSLVVGGIGIMNIMLVSVTERTKEIGLRKAVGAQRIDILAQFLVESTTLALVGGALGIGVGILGAEGVPSIWGWRTEVSVMYAVVSFIVSALVGVFFGAYPAWKASKLHPIDALRHE, encoded by the coding sequence ATGGGTATTCTTGAAAGTTTTGCAAACGCATTGAGCGCCTTATTGGCAAACAAACTCCGATCTCTATTAACAATGTTAGGCGTAATCATCGGTGTCGGCGCGATTATAACCACCACTTCGATCGGTGAAGGTGCCAAAGCCGATATCACCGAGCGGATTCAGACATTAGGCGCGAACATTCTCGCTGTCCGACCTGGACAAAGTATGTTTCGCGGACGCGGATCTGCTGATGCCCGCAGAACCCTCACTGTCGAAGACATGGAGGCACTACAGGAACGCGGACAAACTTTTAGTTATGTCACGCCAGAAGTGAGCAGCCGCGCACAGGTGAAGTTCCGTAATAAAAATACGAACACAACCATCGTCGGTACCTCTCCAGCATACCTCGTCACAGCGAATTTTACCGTTGAGAAAGGACGATTTTTTACTGAGTATGAGATACGAAAGCGAGACCGCGTCTGTGTGCTCGGTAAGACTGTTGTTGATAATCTCTTTGAAACCGGAGAACCCGTCGGTCAAATAGTCAAAATTAAAAATGTTGGTTTCCACGTTGTAGGTGTTATGAAAGAGAAAGGGGCGAGCGGATGGCGCAACCCCGATGACCAAGTTTTCATCCCCTATTCAACTGCTATGAAGCGCGTTTTCGGAAATGACTATCTATCGAGTATCAGTGTACAAGCGAATAACGACAAACTCATTGCTGCGGCAGAAACCGAGCTAATTGAACTCATCCGAAAGGAACACGAAATCCCTATAAATAAGGAGCCTGATTTTCACATTCGCAACCAAGCGGAGTTCATGGAAACACTTGAAGAATCAAGCCAAACTTTTACCAATATGATTTTGGGGATCGCTGTTGTCTCGCTCGTTGTTGGCGGGATCGGCATTATGAACATTATGCTTGTCTCTGTAACGGAGCGGACGAAAGAGATTGGGCTTAGGAAGGCTGTCGGCGCACAGCGCATCGATATCCTCGCGCAGTTCCTCGTTGAATCTACGACACTCGCGCTCGTTGGCGGTGCCCTCGGTATTGGCGTTGGGATCCTGGGCGCGGAAGGCGTGCCATCGATTTGGGGATGGCGAACCGAAGTCTCTGTGATGTACGCTGTCGTCTCGTTTATCGTCAGTGCGTTGGTAGGGGTCTTTTTTGGCGCGTATCCCGCATGGAAAGCCTCGAAACTTCATCCGATTGATGCACTTAGACACGAATAA
- a CDS encoding efflux RND transporter periplasmic adaptor subunit, whose protein sequence is MMGKWKVITIAVAVVLVVAVAVVVGRIVFATKDEAGSSDAHAIKTATVERGNIAVTIDATGTIKPLNIVEVSSKASGKILELKVDAGDYVQKDDIIAVIETTYVQISLEQAQADLQSAKARLEQAEIDIQLQREQSDIQIRQSQESLAEAQQRLIQLKEDIRLEKIANQRGVMDAENSLKIANIRYTLLTSDEVREENKQRAQASLEQDKANLDLVTAEHERNKKLYEKELISQAALESSQAQLKSAEARHRSSAENLKLVKKPATEAELELGKADIKKAEFNRDLAKERVEAEASRDMDIKLQEQRIVQAEESLKLAQANRKQITRKERDIETARLAVKRNQTQLELRQIEYDDTVIKAPISGTILEKKVEEGQLITSRLSSLASTEGQAIVTMADLDTVYVVTEVDETDIGKIQIGQPVTINVEAYPDMPFQGEVLKIAPQGQVIQNVTTFEVTSELKNVAATGSRQGMMQGAEGRRGGGARPDFANMTDEQRERFRAMRQQRQAEGGQADGAPSRPTPQEPLPQQPAQQSEASDVAEAKEEADDDDWGGLFGGFFEEAPTEEPSTQAQPTATEDTKMPFLKPGMNASVQISAVNKTGILTLPTEAVLDMRGRKMVRIVDADGQPGRPQPVVTGVNSYEKIEVISGLAEGDVVAIGGFERGSGAEDWRRRMMQNPASTMRRMGGGGGPRGR, encoded by the coding sequence ATGATGGGAAAGTGGAAAGTTATTACAATTGCTGTAGCAGTTGTGCTCGTTGTAGCAGTCGCGGTCGTTGTCGGGCGCATCGTGTTCGCAACCAAAGATGAAGCCGGCAGCAGCGATGCACACGCGATAAAGACAGCAACCGTTGAACGTGGCAACATTGCAGTCACGATTGACGCAACGGGCACGATTAAGCCGTTGAATATTGTTGAAGTCAGTTCCAAAGCGAGCGGAAAGATTCTGGAACTCAAGGTTGACGCAGGTGATTATGTTCAAAAGGACGACATCATTGCTGTGATTGAGACTACCTACGTCCAGATCAGTTTGGAACAGGCGCAAGCCGATTTACAATCTGCTAAAGCGCGTTTGGAACAGGCGGAAATTGACATCCAGCTCCAGAGAGAGCAGTCCGACATTCAGATCCGGCAGTCACAGGAATCTCTCGCTGAGGCACAGCAACGGCTCATCCAACTCAAGGAAGATATCCGTCTTGAGAAAATAGCCAACCAACGCGGGGTCATGGATGCTGAAAACAGCCTCAAAATCGCTAACATTCGGTATACATTGCTCACCTCCGATGAAGTCCGGGAAGAAAATAAACAGCGCGCACAAGCCTCCCTGGAACAGGACAAGGCAAACTTGGATCTGGTAACCGCAGAGCATGAACGCAATAAGAAGCTTTATGAGAAAGAACTCATCTCGCAGGCTGCCTTAGAGTCTTCACAGGCACAGCTTAAATCGGCGGAGGCGCGGCATCGGTCATCTGCCGAAAACCTGAAATTGGTAAAGAAACCGGCGACTGAGGCAGAACTTGAATTGGGGAAGGCAGATATCAAAAAGGCGGAATTCAACCGCGACCTTGCCAAGGAGCGCGTTGAGGCTGAAGCCTCGCGAGATATGGATATTAAACTTCAGGAACAACGCATCGTACAGGCTGAAGAGTCATTGAAACTCGCACAAGCGAATCGGAAACAAATTACCCGAAAGGAACGCGATATTGAGACCGCACGTTTGGCCGTCAAACGCAATCAAACGCAGCTCGAACTTCGCCAAATTGAGTACGATGATACAGTCATCAAGGCACCCATCTCTGGAACAATCCTTGAGAAAAAGGTTGAAGAAGGACAATTGATTACTTCGCGCCTCTCTTCACTCGCCTCAACTGAAGGGCAGGCAATCGTCACCATGGCAGACCTTGATACCGTCTACGTCGTGACTGAGGTCGATGAAACTGACATCGGCAAAATCCAAATCGGACAACCCGTGACGATTAACGTTGAAGCCTACCCCGATATGCCGTTTCAGGGTGAAGTCTTGAAGATTGCGCCCCAAGGGCAAGTCATTCAGAACGTAACAACATTTGAAGTGACCTCTGAATTGAAAAATGTAGCAGCTACTGGATCACGTCAAGGGATGATGCAAGGGGCAGAAGGTCGGCGAGGCGGCGGTGCCCGACCAGATTTCGCAAATATGACCGATGAACAACGCGAACGTTTCCGCGCAATGCGCCAACAACGCCAAGCAGAAGGAGGTCAGGCTGATGGAGCCCCATCAAGACCGACACCCCAAGAACCACTTCCACAACAACCCGCACAGCAATCAGAAGCATCTGACGTAGCGGAGGCAAAAGAAGAGGCTGATGACGATGATTGGGGTGGACTTTTCGGCGGATTCTTTGAGGAAGCACCAACAGAAGAACCATCGACCCAGGCGCAACCTACAGCGACTGAAGACACAAAGATGCCGTTTCTCAAACCCGGTATGAACGCCAGCGTCCAGATCTCGGCTGTTAACAAAACTGGTATCCTTACTTTGCCAACTGAAGCAGTCCTTGATATGCGAGGCAGGAAAATGGTGAGGATCGTCGATGCAGACGGACAACCCGGACGACCACAGCCCGTTGTAACGGGTGTTAACAGTTATGAGAAGATTGAGGTTATCTCAGGACTCGCCGAAGGTGATGTCGTCGCTATCGGCGGCTTTGAACGCGGCAGCGGTGCTGAAGATTGGCGGCGACGCATGATGCAGAACCCAGCATCTACAATGCGACGTATGGGGGGCGGTGGCGGACCCCGCGGACGATAG
- a CDS encoding aldo/keto reductase, whose product MEYRRLGKSGLKVSEICLGTMTFGHGADEAESNRMVDLALDAGVNFFDTANSYADGESEVLLGKALKGRRRDAVIATKFFNPMGTGPNDSGMSRAHIMQAIDDSLKRLQMDYVDIYYIHHVDTQTPLEEMLRALDDLIQQGKVRYTACSNYQAWRLSEALWLSDVHKWARFACYQPQYSLVVRDIEQEIVPLCELKGLGIVVWSPLAGGFLSGKYKPGERTQGGTRSEEGWAYPQRYFADNADETLQTLFDISEELGHSPAQVALRWVLEQPAMTSVIVGARHTAHLRDNLGAAGWRLEGDALQKLNEVSHLPDRYPEAMEKNMHERRDSAVNIPSL is encoded by the coding sequence GTGGAATATAGACGATTGGGAAAAAGTGGACTCAAAGTATCAGAAATCTGTTTAGGCACCATGACCTTTGGGCACGGGGCTGACGAGGCAGAGTCAAACAGAATGGTAGACCTCGCTTTGGATGCCGGTGTCAACTTCTTTGATACCGCAAATTCTTATGCCGATGGCGAATCCGAAGTCCTCCTCGGTAAAGCACTCAAGGGGCGGCGACGCGATGCCGTTATCGCAACCAAGTTTTTCAACCCGATGGGCACCGGTCCCAATGATTCTGGGATGTCCCGCGCACATATCATGCAGGCGATCGACGATAGCCTCAAACGCCTCCAGATGGATTACGTAGACATCTACTATATTCACCACGTTGATACACAGACACCGTTAGAGGAGATGCTTCGCGCATTGGATGATCTCATCCAACAAGGCAAAGTCCGTTACACCGCGTGTAGCAACTACCAAGCGTGGCGGTTATCCGAAGCGTTATGGCTCAGCGATGTCCACAAGTGGGCACGGTTTGCCTGCTATCAACCGCAATATAGTCTCGTTGTGCGGGATATAGAGCAAGAAATCGTGCCGCTCTGTGAACTTAAAGGGTTAGGCATAGTCGTATGGAGTCCGTTAGCAGGGGGATTTCTTTCTGGAAAATACAAGCCAGGCGAACGTACACAAGGTGGCACTCGGTCAGAGGAAGGATGGGCATATCCACAACGCTATTTCGCTGACAACGCCGATGAGACATTGCAAACACTTTTTGACATTTCTGAAGAACTTGGACATAGCCCCGCACAAGTCGCACTGCGGTGGGTCCTGGAACAACCGGCAATGACTTCAGTGATCGTTGGTGCAAGGCATACTGCGCATCTGCGCGATAATCTCGGAGCAGCTGGATGGCGATTGGAGGGGGACGCACTCCAAAAACTCAACGAAGTCTCACATCTGCCCGACCGCTATCCTGAAGCGATGGAAAAAAATATGCACGAGCGACGCGATAGTGCCGTTAATATACCAAGTTTGTAG
- a CDS encoding GNAT family N-acetyltransferase, with protein sequence MAKVSLRPITPENLDECISLKVANHQKGFVAPNIYSLAQASVSPTYHPCGIYDADAHYQANPSMVGFVMYGLSNARGFILRLMIDEKFQRRGYGRAAMVEVVRRLKLHPEVERIATSHDRKNEAAARLYESLGFIDWKHESRTDDSGERYLILQEDNANWTEE encoded by the coding sequence ATGGCAAAAGTATCCCTCAGACCCATTACGCCCGAGAATCTTGATGAATGTATTTCCCTAAAGGTAGCTAATCATCAAAAGGGATTCGTCGCCCCCAATATATACTCCCTTGCCCAGGCATCTGTCAGTCCAACATATCATCCTTGCGGCATCTATGACGCAGATGCCCATTACCAAGCGAATCCATCTATGGTAGGATTTGTAATGTATGGCCTTAGCAATGCCCGCGGCTTCATCTTACGCTTGATGATAGACGAAAAGTTTCAAAGGAGAGGATATGGCAGAGCCGCTATGGTTGAAGTGGTACGCAGATTGAAATTACATCCAGAAGTCGAGCGGATTGCAACGAGCCATGATAGGAAAAATGAGGCTGCCGCGCGACTTTATGAAAGTTTGGGATTCATTGATTGGAAACATGAATCAAGGACGGACGATTCCGGTGAAAGGTATCTGATTCTTCAAGAAGATAATGCCAACTGGACGGAGGAATAA
- a CDS encoding Gfo/Idh/MocA family oxidoreductase — MSYQREFEERLNVAVVGVGSHGYRNILPTLTFLPIRLKAFCDLDLDRAHITAEQYGVKACYPSMAEMFRNEQLDAIFLCAPPRLHPELTCEALDAGMHVWLEKPPGMFADEVREMIRQRKDHVVVVGFKKAFMPATQKIIEIFATEEYGPLRSLLAVYPMTIPSEGKRVLREKEHTNWLQNGCHPLSLMVAVGGKVSAVTVRRGQRGGGACILEYESGALGNFHLADGARHGQPSELYQFFGDGCHAEIRNNNRVLLQRGMPFNYSGSTSYVPEGFESGAVVWEPQYSLGTLENKGLFVQGFYQEMRYFCDCILEGKPAEQGSLEFALEVMKVYEAGLRSEGETIAVL, encoded by the coding sequence ATGAGCTATCAACGCGAATTTGAAGAGCGGTTGAATGTGGCAGTCGTTGGTGTCGGTTCACACGGCTATCGGAATATCTTACCGACGCTAACATTTCTCCCTATTCGATTGAAGGCGTTTTGCGACCTTGACCTTGACCGCGCCCACATTACTGCTGAACAATACGGTGTTAAAGCGTGTTATCCAAGTATGGCGGAGATGTTTCGGAACGAGCAATTGGATGCCATCTTTCTCTGCGCACCGCCACGCCTGCACCCCGAATTGACCTGCGAAGCACTCGACGCAGGGATGCATGTCTGGTTGGAAAAACCGCCCGGAATGTTTGCTGATGAAGTTCGGGAAATGATTCGCCAGCGCAAGGATCACGTTGTCGTTGTCGGATTCAAAAAAGCGTTCATGCCTGCGACACAGAAGATTATTGAAATCTTCGCAACGGAAGAATACGGTCCCTTGAGAAGCCTCTTAGCGGTTTATCCGATGACAATTCCGAGCGAAGGGAAACGTGTACTGCGCGAGAAAGAGCATACGAATTGGCTCCAAAACGGTTGCCACCCGTTATCGTTGATGGTGGCAGTCGGTGGAAAGGTTTCCGCTGTAACCGTCCGTCGAGGACAGCGTGGTGGTGGCGCGTGTATCTTGGAATACGAGAGCGGCGCACTCGGAAACTTCCATCTCGCGGATGGTGCAAGGCACGGGCAACCTTCTGAACTCTATCAATTCTTTGGTGACGGATGCCATGCCGAAATTCGGAACAATAACCGGGTACTCCTGCAGCGCGGCATGCCTTTCAATTATAGCGGTAGTACCAGTTATGTCCCCGAAGGTTTTGAGAGTGGTGCCGTCGTCTGGGAACCGCAATACAGTCTCGGCACGCTCGAAAACAAAGGGCTTTTCGTCCAAGGTTTCTACCAAGAGATGCGATATTTCTGCGATTGCATTCTCGAAGGCAAACCGGCGGAGCAAGGGTCGCTTGAGTTCGCCCTTGAAGTTATGAAGGTCTATGAAGCAGGACTCCGTTCAGAAGGTGAAACCATTGCTGTTCTGTAG
- a CDS encoding peptidase S10: MSQEEKKESEETKDEEKNADIPEDKLSVTHHSVTINGEEMRYTATTGTLILKEEIDKEGEKPKAAVFFVAYTRDDVEDASNRPITFSFNGGPGSSSVWLHLGVLGPRCVKPDEDGELPQPPYQLTNNECSILDKTDLVFIDPVSTGFSRAVPGEEAKQFHGFKRDIESVGDFILLYLGRYQRWGSPKFLIGESYGTTRAGGLAGYLQERHGTYLNGIMLVSVVLNFQTIRFAPGNDLPYILFLPTYAATAFYHNKLDETHTQLETFIDEVREFAVGDYTVALMKGSNVPSEQRADIVKKLASYTGLTPEYIERTDLRINISRFCKELLRDEAQTVGRFDSRYKGIDRDSAGEYYEYDPSSAVVQGAYTATLNDYVRGELEFESDLPYEILSRRVHPWDYSGHQNEYVNVADTLRKAMTVNPALKVFVANGYYDLATPFLASEYTFSHLGLDASLQDNITMAYYQAGHMMYIDQTELQKMKRDLDAYLDDVLP; the protein is encoded by the coding sequence ATGAGCCAAGAAGAAAAGAAAGAATCTGAAGAAACCAAGGACGAAGAGAAAAACGCCGATATACCTGAGGATAAACTCTCAGTTACACACCACAGCGTTACAATCAACGGTGAGGAGATGCGTTACACAGCGACAACAGGCACGCTTATCCTCAAAGAAGAAATCGACAAGGAGGGTGAGAAGCCGAAAGCCGCTGTTTTCTTTGTGGCCTATACGCGCGATGATGTAGAAGATGCTTCCAACCGTCCTATAACTTTCTCATTCAACGGTGGTCCCGGATCTTCGTCGGTATGGCTACATTTGGGAGTCCTCGGACCGAGATGCGTCAAACCCGATGAAGATGGCGAATTACCACAACCACCTTATCAGCTTACCAATAACGAATGTTCTATCTTAGACAAAACCGATCTCGTTTTCATCGATCCTGTCAGCACTGGGTTCAGCAGAGCCGTCCCGGGGGAAGAGGCGAAGCAGTTCCACGGGTTCAAAAGAGATATTGAATCCGTCGGCGATTTTATCCTTCTCTATTTGGGACGCTATCAACGCTGGGGATCCCCGAAGTTCCTCATCGGTGAAAGTTATGGAACAACGCGGGCCGGTGGTCTCGCAGGTTACCTTCAGGAACGACACGGTACTTACCTTAACGGCATCATGCTCGTTTCGGTCGTCCTCAACTTCCAGACAATTCGGTTCGCACCCGGCAACGATCTCCCCTACATCCTCTTTCTCCCGACTTATGCAGCGACAGCGTTTTATCATAACAAGTTGGATGAAACCCATACGCAATTAGAAACTTTCATTGACGAGGTCAGAGAATTTGCCGTAGGTGATTATACCGTAGCACTCATGAAGGGCAGTAACGTCCCTTCTGAACAACGTGCCGACATTGTTAAAAAACTCGCAAGTTATACCGGACTTACACCGGAGTACATCGAGCGGACTGACTTGCGAATTAACATCAGTCGATTTTGCAAGGAATTGCTCCGCGATGAAGCACAGACAGTCGGTCGCTTTGATAGTCGATACAAGGGAATTGACCGCGATTCAGCAGGCGAGTATTACGAATATGACCCAAGTTCCGCGGTCGTCCAAGGGGCATATACCGCGACTCTCAACGATTATGTGCGTGGCGAACTCGAATTCGAGTCGGACCTCCCTTATGAGATCCTGAGCAGACGTGTGCATCCTTGGGACTACAGCGGCCATCAGAACGAATACGTCAACGTCGCTGATACCTTGCGAAAGGCGATGACTGTTAATCCTGCCTTGAAAGTGTTTGTCGCGAACGGGTATTACGACTTAGCAACACCCTTTTTAGCATCAGAATATACCTTCAGCCACCTCGGACTCGATGCATCCTTGCAGGATAATATCACGATGGCTTACTATCAGGCTGGGCACATGATGTATATTGACCAAACGGAATTACAAAAAATGAAAAGGGATTTGGATGCCTATCTTGATGACGTACTTCCGTAA
- a CDS encoding Gfo/Idh/MocA family oxidoreductase, which produces MQKPIRLGLIGCGGIVQITHARAYRALTDTVQVTALADVVPENLEKIGDMFDVPTENRYTDYREMLAQAALDVVTIATPHSLHAEQVIEAASAGVAIISEKPMATNLEEADEILAAVRQNAVPYTVVHNYIFTAGMRVAMTELDALGKPHFGRSAGMGLKPTDFSADHPTPAFAWRASKAKGGGCIIDTSYHEIYSVCTLMQSPVRYVEARVQTMQLDIDVDDIAMLLCEHENGGITTVSGAWCVPGTDSGWCEMHAENGSLRVNHRHNVADALRRFTRAEGWQQLELPEFDEAERTDASGHARYFMETFNALAAGGSVPVSPEMAYHNLAIIEAARKATTERRAIEISPPEDI; this is translated from the coding sequence ATGCAGAAACCGATTCGCTTAGGACTCATCGGCTGCGGTGGGATTGTGCAAATTACGCATGCCCGTGCCTACCGCGCCCTCACAGATACCGTTCAGGTCACTGCCCTCGCAGATGTTGTTCCCGAAAATCTGGAAAAGATTGGGGACATGTTTGACGTTCCTACAGAAAACCGATACACAGACTATCGCGAGATGCTGGCACAGGCAGCACTTGATGTCGTGACGATTGCTACACCGCACTCACTTCACGCCGAGCAAGTCATCGAAGCCGCAAGTGCAGGCGTGGCGATCATCTCGGAAAAGCCGATGGCGACAAACTTAGAAGAAGCAGACGAAATTCTGGCAGCAGTACGCCAGAACGCTGTGCCTTACACAGTGGTGCATAACTATATCTTCACCGCGGGGATGCGCGTGGCGATGACAGAACTCGACGCGTTAGGTAAACCACATTTCGGACGCAGTGCTGGAATGGGATTGAAGCCTACAGATTTTTCGGCGGATCATCCGACACCAGCGTTCGCGTGGCGCGCCAGTAAAGCGAAAGGTGGTGGTTGTATCATTGACACGAGTTACCACGAAATCTATTCCGTCTGTACGCTGATGCAATCCCCGGTACGCTATGTTGAGGCACGGGTGCAAACGATGCAGCTTGACATTGATGTTGATGACATCGCGATGCTGCTGTGTGAACATGAAAATGGGGGGATCACGACTGTTTCAGGCGCGTGGTGCGTGCCGGGTACGGATTCGGGTTGGTGCGAGATGCACGCTGAAAATGGCTCTCTGCGCGTCAATCATCGCCACAACGTAGCAGACGCGCTCCGTCGTTTCACGAGAGCCGAAGGCTGGCAGCAGTTGGAACTGCCTGAATTCGATGAAGCAGAACGCACGGATGCAAGTGGCCATGCCCGCTACTTTATGGAGACCTTTAATGCACTTGCTGCTGGCGGATCGGTACCTGTGAGCCCAGAGATGGCGTATCATAACCTTGCGATTATTGAAGCAGCACGTAAGGCTACGACGGAACGCCGCGCTATTGAGATTTCGCCACCAGAGGACATTTGA
- a CDS encoding aminotransferase class V-fold PLP-dependent enzyme yields MANTGWGNVYKKLGARPVINATGNQTVRGGSTPSPAVRDAMRQADESYVEMEELLEKSGQFIAERLGVEDAYITAGCYTALVLASATVMTGSDPDKCAQLPDTTGLKDEIVFQKMQHYSYDRAFTIPGSKLINVGDENGCTADELNDAIGENTAALAYLIQPNQGKAVPLKKAVEIAHSHNLPLIADAASQIYPLDYFRRNAQSADLVCFGGKYFNAPHSTGFVCGRKELIETVRRHGFIGPRPVGRGMKVDRQEVIGLVTAIDIWLSTDHNKRLKEQDARYAALAQGLENLEGVSCEVRYQENSHTLSNLHVTCSGKDAAEISRGLDAGTPRIKVNTHGKDTLVINAYTLNAGEEYIIANALQHLLRR; encoded by the coding sequence ATGGCGAATACAGGTTGGGGAAATGTCTACAAAAAACTCGGCGCACGCCCCGTCATTAATGCGACCGGTAATCAGACTGTCCGGGGCGGATCCACGCCGTCTCCAGCAGTCCGAGACGCGATGCGCCAAGCAGATGAAAGTTACGTCGAAATGGAAGAATTGCTCGAAAAATCTGGGCAATTCATAGCCGAGCGGTTAGGTGTTGAAGACGCATACATCACAGCCGGATGCTATACCGCACTCGTCTTGGCATCAGCGACTGTCATGACGGGTAGCGATCCTGATAAATGTGCGCAACTGCCAGATACCACTGGACTGAAAGACGAAATCGTTTTTCAGAAGATGCAACACTACTCCTACGATCGCGCATTTACAATTCCGGGCAGTAAACTCATTAACGTAGGCGACGAAAACGGTTGCACTGCTGACGAACTCAACGATGCCATCGGTGAAAACACCGCCGCACTCGCATATCTCATCCAACCCAATCAAGGTAAAGCCGTTCCATTGAAAAAGGCGGTTGAGATCGCGCATTCGCATAACCTTCCTTTGATTGCCGATGCAGCATCTCAAATCTATCCGCTTGACTACTTCAGACGCAATGCCCAATCTGCAGACCTTGTCTGTTTCGGTGGCAAGTATTTCAACGCACCGCATTCGACAGGGTTCGTCTGTGGCAGAAAGGAACTAATTGAGACTGTACGGAGGCACGGTTTCATCGGCCCCCGTCCCGTCGGACGCGGGATGAAAGTTGATAGACAGGAGGTTATCGGATTGGTAACCGCTATTGACATCTGGCTATCGACGGATCACAATAAACGGTTAAAGGAACAGGATGCAAGGTACGCTGCACTCGCACAAGGGCTTGAGAACCTTGAGGGTGTATCCTGCGAAGTGCGTTATCAAGAAAATAGTCATACCCTTTCCAATCTGCATGTTACCTGTAGTGGCAAGGATGCAGCGGAGATCTCACGTGGATTGGATGCTGGCACCCCCCGTATCAAAGTGAACACACACGGGAAAGACACGCTTGTGATTAACGCCTATACCCTCAATGCTGGCGAAGAATATATCATCGCAAACGCGTTACAACATCTGTTGCGTCGATAG